The Jaculus jaculus isolate mJacJac1 chromosome 1, mJacJac1.mat.Y.cur, whole genome shotgun sequence nucleotide sequence TACACACCCACTCTATTTActaccaaataaaaaaaatacatctgtGTTGCCAACAGAAACACTTGGCATGCTGGCTCCACGCTCTCCCAGGGCCCGAAGGCACTCAGAAGTGCTCAGAGCACAGTGGGCAGGTCTTGGCCTCATGGGAGTATGAGGGTCCCCAGTGAGGTGGTGATCAGGCTCCACTAGTTTGACCAGGTGGTTTTTTGAGGAGACAGCAGGCTACAGACCTGTCCCGGGGATTCTTAAGCTTGGGCAATAAAAATGGGAGCGCAGACGCTTTGCTCCCTGCCCTTCCACGCCAGTACTCCCAGTTCAGCTTAGCCTGGGATCACTGCAGAAAACCAGTGGCCCAGGGTCATTTTGAACAAAGTATATGTCTATTTCTATGCCCTGGCCATCAGAGCAGGGCTAAACACGTAGGTGAGTGACcgtgctagaagccctgggctcCTGCGTCTGCTGAGGAATGTGAAtgtgaggctgtgtgtgtgtgtgtgtgtggtatgtcagGCGTGAGAGGAGTATGCTGTGTCCTTAGCATGTGTGGCAGTAGAAAAGATTTAGCAGCGGAGGTGAGGTTATTTGCATTGACTTGGAGACTGATTGAAGAGCAGGACAGATCCAAAGTTagggtagacagagagaaagctagcttcCATGCCTGAAAGCAAGGTGAAGGCTTCATTGGCAATGTCCATTCAGTGTCCTACAATAGGGGACCCCAACTAGCCCTGTGGAATGTCAAGAGGAAAGTCTGGAGGCTTTATAACCCGCCACCCCCATCCACACACTAACAGCCTTCTTTGATGATTGGTACCAGTAGCTCCCAGCTCTCTTTGCAAAAACCCGGGAGGGTAAGATGACAGTCAACCCCCCAGGCATGACAGACAGCAGCTCCCATAACCAGTTCTTGACATGAAGGATCAAAGACACTGACTGGAGGCTTCCTGCTTGGAGTGGCTTCTGCATGCCATGTCTCCCACCCTGGCTGTATATATGATGAGGGCAATGAGAGAAAAAGCCAGGACCCCAACAAGCTGGAGGAGAAGCCTGCCTTTTCCATGTCAGTCGGCTTCAAGGCTCAGGCAGCTACCAGTTGGAAGGCCACGTGAGCACGGCTCCCCTGATCCAAGGCGGTCCTGTGTCCCTGGGGTGGGGAGACTTGGCTCAGAGTGGCATTAGGTCCTAAACTGGAGAAAAAGGGTGGCCGAGGAGATCAGGACGAAGGATAAGCTATGCTTGCGAAGAACCAGTTATTTCTCGACTTTCAAAAGACCAGGTCAGTCAAGAACCGTTTTCTAGAAGCCAAACAAATAAAGAAGTATTTTCTTGGCATTTGATAATATCATGTTCTGGCTGTAAAATCTGCGGACATGTTTGCTATTGcaacattatttttaatgagcTGTTACTGGCCTGTCCCACAGTTAGTATTGCCAACAGTATAAAGGCATTACTCTGTTTGCAGGTAACACAAGGAACAACATATTTTGACCCCGATTTTCTGTTTAGTTTTCATTTACGACATATGCCCTCGTTTTTATTCCAAACCAGAGGGAAATAAAGGGAGATCTATCTTTACTGGGGTCCAGACTAAAATTTTGCCATAAATACGCATGCCGGTTTATTTGGGGGCAGTTTTCCATCAACAGAAAACGAGAGTGGACATTTCAGCCACAGTGGAATCAATTGTGCAGGCTCAGTTggagaggctgggcatggcggcCGGAGGAAAGGCCGTGCAGGCAGGCGCTCCCCAGCGGTGGTGCCCTGGCTGCCGCAAAGCTCTGGGGAATCTCCTATCTTCCGgttcttcagccccccccccccccaacactcacACCCTTCTGCCCTGCTGCTGGGATGTGTGCGCACGCCCCAGCTTGAAGGCAACCGGACTCACTCGGGTTGGCAGGGGGCACCCAAGCACCTGCTTCCCTCTGCAGACCAGTATTGGAGCGCCTCACACCACCCCCTGCGGCTGCCCACCAAGAGTACTGTGCTTCCCAGCGTTGGCCAGGGAAGAGGGACCCAGAAAAGCTGCCCTCGGGGCATTGGAACAGAGAAAGTGTGGTCCAGCGAGCGGGCCACTCCATTGCAGCTTCACTTACTGGCCAGGGTTTCTGGGCGTTTGGcatatccccctcccccaaaccctaGCTGCCCAGCAGCCCAAGTTCCCTCAGCGTTGCTGAGACCTCTCCCCGGCTGTGGAAGAGGGTTTCTATCTCCAGGGCTGGCTGGCCACGATCTCCAGTCTCATCCTTTCCCAGTTAGACATGACCACCTGCCTCCAGAGACTGCTAAGCTGCAAGAGGTGCGATTCCTCCTTTCCTCCACCCTAGCCCCAATTCAAGCCACCAGGCCCTTAGCTAGGCATATTAGGGACGCCCTGCTTTAAAGCTCTTGGGTCATGGAGGAACTGTGGCTTGGGAAAAGGAGAGGCCGAATGAAGCCTTGCATTTAGAAATCCCAGCTCAATTTTTCGAACTAGATAAATCTAGGTCCTCACTGTCCTTTCCTATTCTTCTCTGCTACCTGCACATTTCCAGCCACATAAGATACTGAGGAGGTGGCATCCCTGGTCCTGAACAAAGCCACCTCTGTCTCTTACTCGCACAAGGATTACAGGGGTGTGACTCCCAGTCAGATTTAGAGAGCAGGAAGGGAGACACTGAAAGAGCCTCCCAGGCACCtgctctggggtgggggggattcaAACTTACAAACTCAGACAACACTAaaggcttcatttttcttttctttttaattaattcaatTTCACAACAACATTAAGTGTAACAATATTTTGTgggctttttctctttttcttaaaaaggGACTGAACCCTGGTAGAggtaagggaagagaggagagacaaacTAGTCAGGACAACAGAACAACAGGTGAAGccgacagaaaaaaaagaaagaaagaaagaaagaaagaaagaaagaaagaaagaaagaaagaaagaaagaaagaaaaacagagcaaAGAGCCCTGCGGAGGTTGAGGGCAAATTTTACAAGAAATCTGTACATTTATCAAATAAGTTAAGATTCTCCTAAGTTGATTGTCCTTCACTTAAAGCGCTCCCGTATGCCTGACTTACTCCTCTGAGCATCGCTACCTGTCCTCGGGttttttccttccccctttcccctGCTGAATCTTCCCTCTGCGTTAATGACTATGATTACCGTGGAAAGGTCCTTATCCCTCACGCAGGAAGGAGCAGGGCTTGTAGGAAATTTTGTACAATATTGCACAGTTCAAAGTACAATAGTTGTTCTAAAGCAAAAAGGTAGGAGGAGaggataataaaacaaaataaaacacaaaagccaTTCTCTCAAAACAGGGGGAAATGACAggaatattattaataataatttactGACCAGTGACGTTCCCCAAGTAGATGCTATTAATAAATAAGACCACTGGAACCCAGCCAGATGTGGAGCCATTTCGATTTTCAGTTCCGATATTTGACTGTTTTGTCTCTTCACTTTAAACACTCGTGACTAGAGAATTCTTCAGTCACAAAGCAAGACAGATGACGAGGTTAATGGCAGCAGATAGACCTGTGTCCGGTTCTCACCAGATGCTGAAAACCGGAGAGTAACTGATTGGGGGTGGGGAACAAGAACCACACCCAGAAATGCAGAAATAATAGCATTACCAGACGAATTCTTTCTATTTCTGGATTCTTAAAGTagttctacagaaaaaaaaaatgaataaactagAGGGACTCGGATTctgcgctttttttttttccttttataaaaattaagcCCCAAAGAGCCAGAAATGATGAAAATTTAGGGGGAGGACTGCACATTTTACAAAAGCTTTCTAGCTGCAAGATTTGACCCGGGAatttggtcttttttcttttttcttttttcccaatcccccccccccctcttaaATAGTCACCTAAACCAAAAGTTGAGAGGAGAAGCGCCTCAAATCCACTGGGGGATGAATTGCACGAGAATGCATTGCAAATACTTACAAAATGCTACtgattgggggtgggggatgggaggccaGGCAAGTGAGCCGAAAAGCCCCGGCTCCCCCCAAGGCCTGCAGGACATCTTGACGCCCGCGGCCCGGGGTTGAGGGGGGCCCAGTCTCCTCCGGGGTCCGGACAGGTGGCCAAGTGCTCCCCCTCCCTGTCCCACGTCGGGCCTCAGACCGGCCGTAGGAGCGGCACGGAGGAGACCACGGGGTGCGAGTAGTAGACAGGGTGCGGGAAGGTGAGCAGCGGCTGGCTGACGGGCACCGGGGCCCcggcggccgccgccgccgcgccctcGGCCGCCGAGTTCTCGTGGTAGAGGATGGGCACGCGCACGATGCGCTGCGCCGCCGCGTGGCTCAGGTTGGCGGCCTCCAGCTCGGCGGCCAGCTGCCGCTTCCACTTGTTGCGGCGGTTCTGGAACCAGATCTTGACCTGCGTCTCGGTGAGGTGCAGCGACGCGGCCAGGCCCGCGCGCTCCGAGCTGCTCAGGTAGCGCTTCATGTCGAAGGTGGACTCGAGCTGGAAGACCTGGCTGCGCGAGAACACCGTGCGCGTCTTCTTCTTGCGGCACGCGGGCTTCTTGTCGGGACTCTCGGCGCCCTTCTTCCAGTCCTCGGTGCCCGGCGTCGTCGCCGCCGTGCCCACGGCCGCCCCGGCCGCGCCCGCCGCCGGCTCGCCGTCCTTCTTGCCTTCCTCCGAGTCGCTCTCTTCCAGGATGATCTCGTCCGGGCTCTTGGAGTCCAGCTCCTTGGGGTCGGGCTCGGCCTTGAGCAGCGGCTCCGGCGAGTCGCGGTCGGTGCCCGAGGCGGGGGAGGAGTCTCGCAGGAGCGCCTTCTCCgaggctggggagacagacaaACGGATGGcacgcacacacaagcacaacAGCACAGCCGTGAGCGCACGTGCACCCGAGTTTGGGGGCTGCGGGTCCACGACCCGCGCTGGCCTCCGGGCCTAGGGCCCTCAGGCCTCGGCACGCCCGCGCTCCGGGGTCCCCTGGCCTCCGCAGACGCTGGCAGCGCCACCACGCCCTCGGCTCCCTTGCCAGGGACCAgcgggggagaaaaaaaaatctgcttttgaGTTTGGGGGTCACCAGAATTGACCCAGCCAACCAGGCCGGGGAGGGGGCCCAGCCTAGACTGTCCAAAGCCACCCGGTGCACACGGGGAGGCCACTTTTCCGGCGACGCGCCGCACCCACGGCTCCAGTGGCACCTCTTTTCTCACCAAGTGGGATAGGATTCCCGGGGCGCAAAGCAAGCGCGTGGGGATCAGATGCGGGCGAGGGGCTGGAGAAAGTTGGCCAAACCTTGGATTTGGGGCGTGGGGAGAGGTCTGTGAGTGTGTTTGGGGGGGAGATGAATCGAAGAACGCTGTGGGCGGGGATGGGACGGGCCCGCGGAGGGTGGGAGAATGAAAGTTCAAAGAGAGGTCGGTACCTTCAGGTCGAGGGAGGTGGCCGCCGGCGGGGGTCAGGGTGTAGGGGTACCACCAGGCCGGGGAGCGTTCCAGGTAGTGCGCTGGCAGGGCAAACCTCTGCGCTGGGATCTCAAAGCGGGGGAAAGCCAGGTCGCCCACCTGCGAGAGCGCGAAGCCCGCGGCGCCCTCCAGGGCCCCCTTGGctgccgcggcggcggcggcggcggcggcagcggcggcggccgAGGCCGGAGCGAAGAGCGTCCGTGGGGGCGGCTGGGGCTTAGGGGGCGGCCGGTGGTGATCTCCGTTGAGCAGGTTCTTGATGGAGAACGGGGATTCCTTGGGCGCCGGAGGCTGGGGCGGCGGCTGCGGGGGCGGTGCGCTGGCGGTGCCCGAGGCGTCGGGCCCGGGCTCCGGCATGGTCCCCTCTCCTCCGAgtcccagggagggagggagagggacaggcGAGCGGCGGGGCGAGCAGGCTAGCGGCCGGAAATCAGACCATAAACGCAACTCAACTCTGGGGCTCAAAGTCGGGGGCCGCCCCGGGCGCAAATCGAGCCGCGGGAGGGCGGGGTGAGGACCGGGCCGGGGCGGGCTCGCATGAGGGAGGGGTCCAGAGGGGCGGGGAGCGGCCCAGCTGCGGCGGCACTCGGGGACCCCGGGGGTGGGGGTGCTCGGCGAAGGCTGCAGCTCCCCGGGAGGAGGCAGCGAGAGCAGTCCCCAGCTATGGGGATGCGTCAATCCGGCGCCGGATGctaatgatgaaatcaaaatgtcATCCAAGTTAAATGCGGGGAGTATACGGCGATTGGGCGCGTACAATGGCAAATGGGATTAGGCCGAACAAGGCGCAGCCGAGCCCGGGCCCCGCAGCCGCCTCCGCCACCGCCCCCTCCTCGCCTTCCCTGGGATTTTGGCGCTTTGGCTTCGGGCTATAAGAGCCCGGCTGTTATTGGCTTTATATAGTCCAATTAGGCAGCAAATGAGGACAAACCTATTAGCACAAAAGGATATTGGCTCCCGCTAAAGAGGCACTCGGAGCGCTCCTACCAGCGCGGGAGGCGAACGAAACACCGGGAGACGGCGGCGCCCCCCGGGCGGCCCGAGCGCACTGACGGTCGCGAGCCGGGAACCGGCGCCTCCCTCTCCAACCCCCCCCTCCTTGCGGCTGGGCCCCGGCTTCCCGCCGTCGGGCTtgcgggaggggagggagggggaggagcggGCCCGGGTCACCTCGGGGTTATCCGCGTCTGCAGCTgtcgtccccccacccccaggggccTGCAAGGGGCCCGCTGCCCCACACGGCTGGAAAGCCACGGCCGCGCGGGCTCAGGAGGTAGGACGGTGCCTCGGCCCGCGACCAACTCGCTACTTCCTacatttgggggtgggggtccgATGGCCTCATTATTACCACCCCTCCCCAAAACTCGCAGAAAAGGGTGCGGCCAAGTAGGAGAAAATTTGGGTTTCCCACCCACCGTCTGGCCGCGGGAGAGAGTCCTCGCACTGAGGCTGCGGGCTCGGGAATCCGCGTAGCCTTGGCCTTTGGCCGGAGGAAGCGTGAGCCTCCAGGGAGCGCGGGTGGTGTGCGTCCTTGCGCGCCCGCGGGCGCACACAGCAAGCACCTGCCGGCGCCCGAGCCACACCTGGAGGCTGCCAGGGAGTCGGGGTGCGCGCGGACCGCTGCGCTCTGAAGAACGTCCCTCGGCCCCGGAGGGTGGTCCCCAGGTCGAGGACTCACTTCTGACCTACCGTCCGAATATCCTCCGGGAAGCCTCCAGGTGGCCCTTGGCGCCCTACCCAAGGCTTATTAAGGGGCTTCGAAAACCTTTTCTAGGTCGTGACCGGAGGAACGACGTGTGCACCAGATCCCTAGAGAATCACTATGGGCCTCTGAATCGAAGACTATTGGTCTCCTCTGACTTTAAACACAGCTCCCCGGGTCAATGTTAACTAGATTTAGGAAACAAATCAAAAGTGTTTTGGGGGTGTGGGTGGGGGTCCCTTCCAAAGCGATAGCTTTTCCGGTCCTAGAAAGATAGCAAACTGTCTTCCCTGGTGGAACTCCCAGTCCACCAGAGGTCTTTCTGTGgtcccctgcccctccccatcGCTTTCTTTGTCCACCAGGTTGAATCTTGCCCAATTCAAGGCCGTCCAGCGTCAGCCGACGCCACTGATTTGGGTTCTCAAGTGAAAAGccagtgtattttatttttctgcgtTAGGGCGCCAGATTCTCTTCCAGCAACTGCTGCTGGTCGCATTTAAAGTTTTAGCATTCACCTACCATAGTCAGCCCCACACTTGCTTTGTAAGCGGTGCTTTGGTAAACAATTGTTATTATTCCTTGGAGTTTGTACAAGGCTTTACTGGAATGCAAAACGGCACACTACCCAAAATCTGACTTGGAACCAATCACAGACCAGAGACTCAAGCAGGCTGGGTTTTACGCTGGGGTTTTATAGGTGGAGAGAGGTGTCTAGAGAGGAGAACGGACTTGAATTCACTCAACCGGCGCTGAACACCGAGGTCATGTCCCCCCCCCCTCAGCGCAGCAACCGTTCTACGAGTGCAGTGTGCTTGGGTCCGGGGCGCACCGTTACGCACCGAAAACCCAGAGGTGGAGCGGGCGGCGGAGAGCGCGCCCAGGCTGTGCGGTGCAGAATCCGAGAGAGGTGCCAACTCGCTAAAGTTCGCACACACCGTCGACCTCCCCACCCCAGACCAGGAAAGGCTCCCAGTCTCCTGGAAAGGGAGGGGTTGGGCATCAGTGACTGAGGGCTTGTCTAGCCTGAGAAGCCCTGGATTCAACCATCAATAtatataatagaaaaaataaaaacaaaaaagtctaccCGTAcccgcctcaaaaaaagaaagaaagaaagagtcctGCAAAAGGCTCCGTTGGAGGAAGTGGGCTCTTGCAGACGACAGCTCAGGGCTAGACCTAGACATCCTGCTCGGAAGAGTCCCAGACAGCCAACCCTGTCCCTTGCCGCGAGATATTCCTCATCTCTCGCTTTGCCGCTCTAGcagcgagaaagagagacagagagagagggtgagcgTGTATATTGACTAAAGAGGGGAGTCAGCACCTTCAGTTCGCCTCCTCTGTCTGGACGCTAGGGTTACACAGCAGGATGCATAGAGTcgatctttcctttccttttgcagAAGCTCGCGAATTTGGCCCTGGGCGCGGGCACAGCAGTTCACTGGCCCTCTGCTTGCCAGCGCCCACGACGCCATTCAAAGTCAGGCAAACAGCGCCCTCTGTGGGGTAACCTCTAAACCAAGCCCGCAGGCTTTCCTGGAGAAACCACAGTCCAgcgctaaaaaataaataaataaaaataaagacaataatgccgggcgtggtggcgcaggcctttagtcccagcactagggaggcagagttaggaaggtcgccgtgagttcgaggctacgctgagacgacacagtgaattccaggtcagcctgggctaaaaagag carries:
- the Hmx3 gene encoding homeobox protein HMX3, which codes for MPEPGPDASGTASAPPPQPPPQPPAPKESPFSIKNLLNGDHHRPPPKPQPPPRTLFAPASAAAAAAAAAAAAAAKGALEGAAGFALSQVGDLAFPRFEIPAQRFALPAHYLERSPAWWYPYTLTPAGGHLPRPEASEKALLRDSSPASGTDRDSPEPLLKAEPDPKELDSKSPDEIILEESDSEEGKKDGEPAAGAAGAAVGTAATTPGTEDWKKGAESPDKKPACRKKKTRTVFSRSQVFQLESTFDMKRYLSSSERAGLAASLHLTETQVKIWFQNRRNKWKRQLAAELEAANLSHAAAQRIVRVPILYHENSAAEGAAAAAAGAPVPVSQPLLTFPHPVYYSHPVVSSVPLLRPV